A genomic stretch from Halichoerus grypus chromosome 7, mHalGry1.hap1.1, whole genome shotgun sequence includes:
- the AIM2 gene encoding LOW QUALITY PROTEIN: interferon-inducible protein AIM2 (The sequence of the model RefSeq protein was modified relative to this genomic sequence to represent the inferred CDS: inserted 4 bases in 3 codons; substituted 2 bases at 2 genomic stop codons), with amino-acid sequence IIIISXYWHSHFLDVNGASFVFDAXISVPKRIIRNASETPKIDELQTQPLGIIVNRLFAVLKKNHILFDLNDNTGSMEALVLGKQNKXQCEEGDILXLTFFRLLKTGEKVXLKSGAHSFIKIFAWGNFLMESTFVQHENQEIWLHSY; translated from the exons ataattataatat aATATTGGCACAGTCATTTCCTGGACGTGAATGGTGCCTCATTTGTGTTTGATGC GATCAGTGTCCCAAAGCGCATTATCAGGAATGCTAGTGAAACCCCAAAGATCGATGAGCTTCAAACTCAGCCCCTTGGAATAATTGTGAACAGGCTGTTTGCAGTCCTGAAG AAGAATCATATATTATTTGACCTAAATGACAACACAGGGAGCATGGAGGCATTGGTGCttggaaaacagaaca gtcAGTGTGAGGAAGGGGATATACTTTGACTTACATTCTTCAGGCTGTTGAAAACTGGAGAAAAAGTATAGTTGAAATCTGGGGCTCACAGTTTCATTAAG ATCTTTGCCTGGGGCAACTTCCTGATGGAATCCACCTTTGTGCAGCATGAGAACCAGGAAATATGGTTGCACAGCTACTGA